The following proteins are encoded in a genomic region of Pseudomonas sp. Os17:
- the elbB gene encoding isoprenoid biosynthesis glyoxalase ElbB: MSKKVAVILSGCGVFDGAEIHESVITLLRLDQRGAQVQCFAPNIPQMHVLNHLTGETMAETRNVLVESARIARGQVKDLAEASVDDFDALIIPGGFGAAKNLSSFATEGAACTVQADVLALAEAFAEAGKPVGLMCIAPALAAKIYGPGVTCTIGNDADTAAALGKMGASHAECAVGDIIEDKARKLVSTPAYMLAQSISEAASGINKLVDRVLELTHEGE, translated from the coding sequence ATGAGCAAAAAAGTTGCAGTGATCCTTTCCGGTTGCGGCGTGTTCGACGGTGCCGAGATCCACGAGAGCGTGATCACCCTGCTGCGCCTCGACCAGCGTGGAGCCCAGGTGCAGTGCTTTGCCCCGAACATCCCGCAGATGCATGTGCTCAACCACCTGACCGGCGAAACCATGGCCGAGACCCGCAACGTGCTGGTGGAATCGGCGCGCATTGCCCGGGGCCAGGTCAAGGACCTGGCTGAAGCCAGCGTCGACGACTTCGACGCGCTGATCATTCCCGGCGGCTTCGGCGCAGCCAAGAACCTCTCCAGCTTCGCCACCGAAGGTGCCGCCTGCACGGTCCAGGCCGACGTCCTGGCCCTGGCCGAAGCCTTTGCCGAAGCAGGCAAGCCGGTAGGCCTGATGTGCATCGCCCCGGCCCTGGCGGCGAAGATCTACGGTCCGGGCGTGACCTGCACCATCGGTAACGACGCCGATACCGCAGCGGCCCTGGGCAAGATGGGCGCCAGCCACGCCGAATGCGCGGTGGGCGACATCATCGAAGACAAGGCGCGCAAGCTGGTGAGCACCCCCGCCTACATGCTGGCGCAGTCCATCAGCGAAGCCGCCTCGGGCATCAACAAGCTGGTGGACCGGGTGCTGGAACTGACCCACGAAGGCGAATAA